In the Nocardioides marmotae genome, CGTACTCCGCGCGCGGGGCGCCCCGGCGCTCGGGGAGGCGGACGACGTTGCGGCCGTAGACGGCGTTCATGCCCAGCCGGGTGCCCAACCAGGTCGGCTGGTCCACGAAGCCGCTGCGCGCCCGGAACCGGTCGACCTCCTGGAGCAGCACCACGTCGGCGTCCCAGGCCTTGATCTCCCGGGCGATCCGCTCCAGGTCCTGCCCGCCGGCCCCGAGGCCGCCGTGGATGTTGAAGCTGAGCACGACCAGCCCGTCGGGCGCGGGGTCGATGCAGGTCTGGGCGGGCTCGGTCGGCAGCGTCGGGAGCCCCGGCGAGCCGGGCGAGCCCGGCCCCCCGGTGGCCCCGCCGGTCGGTCCGCCGGTCGGTCCGCCGCTCGATCCGCCGGTCGGCAGGCCGGAGGGGCCGGTCGCGGAGGGCCCGGTGGGCTGGGGGATGCCGCCGGGGCGGCCGGGTCCTTCGGGGACGTTCGCCGGCTGCGGCCACAGCACGACGAGGGACACGATCGTCGCGAGGGCGACGAGCGCGAACAACCCGTGGACCCCGCGATGCACTCGTGCAGGATAGGCGCCGTGCGCTGCGTGACCGACGACGAGCGGCGGGCGCGGCTCGCGCTGCGCCACGGCCTGGCCCCGACCGCGCGGGTGGCCGACGCCGAGGCGGCCACCGCCGCGATGACGGTGCTGCACGCGACCGAGCCGGCGACGCCGTACCTCTCGGTGTGGGCGCGGGTCGACGGCTTCGCCCGCGCGGACCTCGACCGGGCGTTGGAGGCCGACCGGACGCTGGTCAAGCAGCTGGCGATGCGCCGCACCCTCTTCGTGCTGCCGCGCGACCTGCTGCCCGCCGCGTGGGGGAGCGCCTCGGCGCGGGTCGCGGCGACCGAGCGGGCCCGGGTGGTCAAGGACGTCGTCCTCGAGGGGCTCGCCACCGACGGCGAGGCGTGGCTCGCCGCGAACCGCGCCGACGTGCTGGCGCTGCTCGCCGAGCACCCCGCCGGGCTGACCGCGGCCGAGCTGCGCGCGGCGGTCCCCGCCCTCGGGGGATCGCTGTTCACCGGCCGGCTGCTCACCGGGCTCGGCGCGGAGGCGCGCGTGGTCCGCGGCACCAACACCCAGCACTGGCGGGTCTCCCGGCCGCGCTGGACGCTCATGGAGCACTGGCTCGGCGAGGTCCCGGCGCCGCTCCCGCCGGCCGAGGGGTACGCCGCGCTGGTGCGGCGCTGGCTGTGGAGCTTCGGCCCCGGCACCGAGGCCGACCTGGTGT is a window encoding:
- a CDS encoding endonuclease/exonuclease/phosphatase family protein translates to MHRGVHGLFALVALATIVSLVVLWPQPANVPEGPGRPGGIPQPTGPSATGPSGLPTGGSSGGPTGGPTGGATGGPGSPGSPGLPTLPTEPAQTCIDPAPDGLVVLSFNIHGGLGAGGQDLERIAREIKAWDADVVLLQEVDRFRARSGFVDQPTWLGTRLGMNAVYGRNVVRLPERRGAPRAEYGTALLSRLPVRRWENRMLPRQRGQEQRGLLRATLDLAGRPLDVYNTHLQHTRGTIRIAQLKAARRIVARRSGPGTPFVLGGDLNATPDSPALGVTRSFALDPWPVVGEGEGLTVPARVPRRRIDYVLHSPHLLPTSAQALRSAISDHRAVRVTFDVPRPGCGR
- a CDS encoding winged helix DNA-binding domain-containing protein, whose product is MRCVTDDERRARLALRHGLAPTARVADAEAATAAMTVLHATEPATPYLSVWARVDGFARADLDRALEADRTLVKQLAMRRTLFVLPRDLLPAAWGSASARVAATERARVVKDVVLEGLATDGEAWLAANRADVLALLAEHPAGLTAAELRAAVPALGGSLFTGRLLTGLGAEARVVRGTNTQHWRVSRPRWTLMEHWLGEVPAPLPPAEGYAALVRRWLWSFGPGTEADLVWWLGATKGAVRAALADLGAVRVGLDGGGTGWLLPEDEEPVAAPEDWAALLPVLDATVMGWKERAWYLGPHAPALFDRNGNAGTTAWWNGRAVGCWTQDPAGTVHVRLVEDVPVAARALLDHEAARLTAWLAGERVGTVYPSPAMKERP